A genomic window from Heterodontus francisci isolate sHetFra1 chromosome 36, sHetFra1.hap1, whole genome shotgun sequence includes:
- the LOC137351765 gene encoding protein fem-1 homolog C-like isoform X1 produces the protein MDIKTAVFNAARDGKLKLMQKLLNNRSAEELEAVTLEKTNGGTPLLIASRYGHLQVVDYLMEHCKAKVELGGSVNFDGETIEGAPPLWAASAAGHLSVVRSLLEHGASVNNTTLTNSTPLRAACFDGHLEIVKYLIEHRADMEVANRHGHTCLMISCYKGHKEIAKYLLEKGADVNRKSVKGNTALHDCAESGSLEIMKMLLKCGAKMEKDGYGMTPLLAASVTGHMNIVEFLINHVQTRKEDRIDALELLGATFVDKKRDLLGAMKFWKRAMEKRHSDKSKVVKKPQVGQLVLAYDYAKEVTTSEELEALITDPDEMRMQALLIRERILGPSHPDTSYYIRYRGAVYADSGNFERCINLWKYALDMQQNNLDPLSPMTASSLLSFAELFSFVLQDRPKGTLAMKVSFNDLMGILCKSVREVERAVNQRENPPDVAQFTKALSIILHLISLLEKVKCSPDQEHYKKQTIYRLLKLNPRGKGGFTPLHLAVDKDTTSVGRYPVCKFPSLQVTSVLLECGADVDSRDYENNTPLHIAAFNNNLDIMNMLIDTGAHFDATNSSKKTAWDLLDEKKMAKNVIQPINHITLQCLAARAIEKHKVPLRFSKEYIHSQCNQVQRYIQY, from the exons ATGGACATCAAGACGGCAGTTTTTAACGCAGCTCGAGACGGGAAGTTGAAACTTATGCAGAAGTTGCTCAACAATCGGAGCGCGGAGGAGCTGGAGGCGGTGACACTGGAGAAGACCAACGGCGGCACCCCCCTGCTCATCGCCTCCAGGTACggccacttgcaggtggtggactacctgatggagcactgcaaggcCAAAGTGGAGCTGGGCGGTTCGGTCAATTTCGATGGGGAAACCATCGAAGGGGCCCCGCCGCTCTGGGCAGCCTCCGCCGCGGGGCACCTGTCGGTGGTCCGGAGTCTGCTGGAACATGGGGCGTCCGTCAACAACACCACCCTGACCAACTCCACCCCACTGCGGGCAGCTTGCTTCGACGGCCACCTGGAGATTGTCAAGTACCTCATCGAGCACAGAGCAGACATGGAAGTGGCCAATAGGCATGGGCATACTTGCCTCATGATCTCATGCTATAAAGGGCATAAGGAAATTGCCAAGTATTTGCTAGAGAAGGGAGCGGATGTGAATAGGAAGAGCGTGAAAGGGAACACTGCTTTGCACGATTGTGCAGAATCAGGAAGCCTGGAAATTATGAAGATGCTGCTAAAATGTGGGGCTAAGATGGAAAAGGATGGTTATGGAATGACCCCCTTACTTGCTGCCAGTGTCACAGGCCACATGAATATTGTGGAGTTTCTTATTAACCATGTGCAGACCAGGAAGGAAGACCGAATTGATGCACTTGAGCTGTTAGGAGCTACGTTTGTTGATAAGAAAAGGGACTTACTTGGAGCTATGAAGTTTTGGAAGAGAGCAATGGAGAAGAGACATAGTGACAAAAGTAAAGTAGTTAAGAAGCCGCAGGTAGGACAATTGGTGCTGGCCTATGATTATGCAAAGGAAGTAACGACTTCTGAAGAACTGGAGGCCCTAATCACTGATCCAGATGAGATGAGGATGCAAGCCTTGTTGATCCGAGAGAGAATTCTTGGTCCATCCCATCCAGACACTTCTTACTATATCCGTTACCGAGGTGCGGTCTATGCTGACTCTGGCAACTTTGAAAGGTGCATCAACTTGTGGAAGTATGCATTGGATATGCAGCAGAACAATTTAGACCCTTTGAGCCCTATGACTGCCAGTAGTTTGCTGTCATTTGCTGAACTGTTTTCTTTTGTCCTGCAAGACCGTCCAAAAGGTACCCTGGCCATGAAGGTATCTTTTAATGATCTTATGGGCATCCTGTGCAAAAGTGTTCGTGAAGTAGAGCGGGCAGTGAATCAGCGGGAGAACCCACCAGATGTTGCACAATTCACTAAAGCTTTGTCCATTATTTTGCACTTGATCTCCTTGTTAGAAAAGGTAAAATGTAGCCCTGACCAGGAGCATTACAAGAAGCAAACCATCTATCGGCTGTTGAAATTGAACCCAAGAGGAAAGGGTGGATTTACCCCATTACATCTCGCTGTTGACAAGGACACAACATCAGTTGGCCGCTATCCAGTTTGCAAGTTCCCTTCATTGCAAGTGACCTCGGTACTGCTGGAATGTGGTGCTGACGTTGACTCAAGAGATTATGAGAACAACACTCCCCTGCACATAGCTGCATTCAACAACAATCTTGATATTATGAACATGTTAATTGACACTGGTGCACATTTTGACGCTACCAATTCCTCCAAGAAAACTGCTTGGGATTTGCTGGATGAAAAGAAAATGGCCAAAAATGTGATTCAGCccatcaaccacatcaccctccAGTGCCTTGCTGCTCGTGCCATTGAAAAACATAAG GTGCCTTTGAGATTCAGCAAAGAATATATCCACAGTCAGTGCAACCAGGTCCAAAGATATATACAGTACTAG
- the LOC137351765 gene encoding protein fem-1 homolog C-like isoform X2 has translation MDIKTAVFNAARDGKLKLMQKLLNNRSAEELEAVTLEKTNGGTPLLIASRYGHLQVVDYLMEHCKAKVELGGSVNFDGETIEGAPPLWAASAAGHLSVVRSLLEHGASVNNTTLTNSTPLRAACFDGHLEIVKYLIEHRADMEVANRHGHTCLMISCYKGHKEIAKYLLEKGADVNRKSVKGNTALHDCAESGSLEIMKMLLKCGAKMEKDGYGMTPLLAASVTGHMNIVEFLINHVQTRKEDRIDALELLGATFVDKKRDLLGAMKFWKRAMEKRHSDKSKVVKKPQVGQLVLAYDYAKEVTTSEELEALITDPDEMRMQALLIRERILGPSHPDTSYYIRYRGAVYADSGNFERCINLWKYALDMQQNNLDPLSPMTASSLLSFAELFSFVLQDRPKGTLAMKVSFNDLMGILCKSVREVERAVNQRENPPDVAQFTKALSIILHLISLLEKVKCSPDQEHYKKQTIYRLLKLNPRGKGGFTPLHLAVDKDTTSVGRYPVCKFPSLQVTSVLLECGADVDSRDYENNTPLHIAAFNNNLDIMNMLIDTGAHFDATNSSKKTAWDLLDEKKMAKNVIQPINHITLQCLAARAIEKHKVIYKGVIPEELDAFIQLH, from the coding sequence ATGGACATCAAGACGGCAGTTTTTAACGCAGCTCGAGACGGGAAGTTGAAACTTATGCAGAAGTTGCTCAACAATCGGAGCGCGGAGGAGCTGGAGGCGGTGACACTGGAGAAGACCAACGGCGGCACCCCCCTGCTCATCGCCTCCAGGTACggccacttgcaggtggtggactacctgatggagcactgcaaggcCAAAGTGGAGCTGGGCGGTTCGGTCAATTTCGATGGGGAAACCATCGAAGGGGCCCCGCCGCTCTGGGCAGCCTCCGCCGCGGGGCACCTGTCGGTGGTCCGGAGTCTGCTGGAACATGGGGCGTCCGTCAACAACACCACCCTGACCAACTCCACCCCACTGCGGGCAGCTTGCTTCGACGGCCACCTGGAGATTGTCAAGTACCTCATCGAGCACAGAGCAGACATGGAAGTGGCCAATAGGCATGGGCATACTTGCCTCATGATCTCATGCTATAAAGGGCATAAGGAAATTGCCAAGTATTTGCTAGAGAAGGGAGCGGATGTGAATAGGAAGAGCGTGAAAGGGAACACTGCTTTGCACGATTGTGCAGAATCAGGAAGCCTGGAAATTATGAAGATGCTGCTAAAATGTGGGGCTAAGATGGAAAAGGATGGTTATGGAATGACCCCCTTACTTGCTGCCAGTGTCACAGGCCACATGAATATTGTGGAGTTTCTTATTAACCATGTGCAGACCAGGAAGGAAGACCGAATTGATGCACTTGAGCTGTTAGGAGCTACGTTTGTTGATAAGAAAAGGGACTTACTTGGAGCTATGAAGTTTTGGAAGAGAGCAATGGAGAAGAGACATAGTGACAAAAGTAAAGTAGTTAAGAAGCCGCAGGTAGGACAATTGGTGCTGGCCTATGATTATGCAAAGGAAGTAACGACTTCTGAAGAACTGGAGGCCCTAATCACTGATCCAGATGAGATGAGGATGCAAGCCTTGTTGATCCGAGAGAGAATTCTTGGTCCATCCCATCCAGACACTTCTTACTATATCCGTTACCGAGGTGCGGTCTATGCTGACTCTGGCAACTTTGAAAGGTGCATCAACTTGTGGAAGTATGCATTGGATATGCAGCAGAACAATTTAGACCCTTTGAGCCCTATGACTGCCAGTAGTTTGCTGTCATTTGCTGAACTGTTTTCTTTTGTCCTGCAAGACCGTCCAAAAGGTACCCTGGCCATGAAGGTATCTTTTAATGATCTTATGGGCATCCTGTGCAAAAGTGTTCGTGAAGTAGAGCGGGCAGTGAATCAGCGGGAGAACCCACCAGATGTTGCACAATTCACTAAAGCTTTGTCCATTATTTTGCACTTGATCTCCTTGTTAGAAAAGGTAAAATGTAGCCCTGACCAGGAGCATTACAAGAAGCAAACCATCTATCGGCTGTTGAAATTGAACCCAAGAGGAAAGGGTGGATTTACCCCATTACATCTCGCTGTTGACAAGGACACAACATCAGTTGGCCGCTATCCAGTTTGCAAGTTCCCTTCATTGCAAGTGACCTCGGTACTGCTGGAATGTGGTGCTGACGTTGACTCAAGAGATTATGAGAACAACACTCCCCTGCACATAGCTGCATTCAACAACAATCTTGATATTATGAACATGTTAATTGACACTGGTGCACATTTTGACGCTACCAATTCCTCCAAGAAAACTGCTTGGGATTTGCTGGATGAAAAGAAAATGGCCAAAAATGTGATTCAGCccatcaaccacatcaccctccAGTGCCTTGCTGCTCGTGCCATTGAAAAACATAAGGTGATTTACAAAGGAGTAATTCCAGAAGAACTGGATGCTTTCATTCAACTACACTGA
- the LOC137351765 gene encoding protein fem-1 homolog C-like isoform X3 — translation MDIKTAVFNAARDGKLKLMQKLLNNRSAEELEAVTLEKTNGGTPLLIASRYGHLQVVDYLMEHCKAKVELGGSVNFDGETIEGAPPLWAASAAGHLSVVRSLLEHGASVNNTTLTNSTPLRAACFDGHLEIVKYLIEHRADMEVANRHGHTCLMISCYKGHKEIAKYLLEKGADVNRKSVKGNTALHDCAESGSLEIMKMLLKCGAKMEKDGYGMTPLLAASVTGHMNIVEFLINHVQTRKEDRIDALELLGATFVDKKRDLLGAMKFWKRAMEKRHSDKSKVVKKPQVGQLVLAYDYAKEVTTSEELEALITDPDEMRMQALLIRERILGPSHPDTSYYIRYRGAVYADSGNFERCINLWKYALDMQQNNLDPLSPMTASSLLSFAELFSFVLQDRPKGTLAMKVSFNDLMGILCKSVREVERAVNQRENPPDVAQFTKALSIILHLISLLEKVKCSPDQEHYKKQTIYRLLKLNPRGKGGFTPLHLAVDKDTTSVGRYPVCKFPSLQVTSVLLECGADVDSRDYENNTPLHIAAFNNNLDIMNMLIDTGAHFDATNSSKKTAWDLLDEKKMAKNVIQPINHITLQCLAARAIEKHKVD, via the coding sequence ATGGACATCAAGACGGCAGTTTTTAACGCAGCTCGAGACGGGAAGTTGAAACTTATGCAGAAGTTGCTCAACAATCGGAGCGCGGAGGAGCTGGAGGCGGTGACACTGGAGAAGACCAACGGCGGCACCCCCCTGCTCATCGCCTCCAGGTACggccacttgcaggtggtggactacctgatggagcactgcaaggcCAAAGTGGAGCTGGGCGGTTCGGTCAATTTCGATGGGGAAACCATCGAAGGGGCCCCGCCGCTCTGGGCAGCCTCCGCCGCGGGGCACCTGTCGGTGGTCCGGAGTCTGCTGGAACATGGGGCGTCCGTCAACAACACCACCCTGACCAACTCCACCCCACTGCGGGCAGCTTGCTTCGACGGCCACCTGGAGATTGTCAAGTACCTCATCGAGCACAGAGCAGACATGGAAGTGGCCAATAGGCATGGGCATACTTGCCTCATGATCTCATGCTATAAAGGGCATAAGGAAATTGCCAAGTATTTGCTAGAGAAGGGAGCGGATGTGAATAGGAAGAGCGTGAAAGGGAACACTGCTTTGCACGATTGTGCAGAATCAGGAAGCCTGGAAATTATGAAGATGCTGCTAAAATGTGGGGCTAAGATGGAAAAGGATGGTTATGGAATGACCCCCTTACTTGCTGCCAGTGTCACAGGCCACATGAATATTGTGGAGTTTCTTATTAACCATGTGCAGACCAGGAAGGAAGACCGAATTGATGCACTTGAGCTGTTAGGAGCTACGTTTGTTGATAAGAAAAGGGACTTACTTGGAGCTATGAAGTTTTGGAAGAGAGCAATGGAGAAGAGACATAGTGACAAAAGTAAAGTAGTTAAGAAGCCGCAGGTAGGACAATTGGTGCTGGCCTATGATTATGCAAAGGAAGTAACGACTTCTGAAGAACTGGAGGCCCTAATCACTGATCCAGATGAGATGAGGATGCAAGCCTTGTTGATCCGAGAGAGAATTCTTGGTCCATCCCATCCAGACACTTCTTACTATATCCGTTACCGAGGTGCGGTCTATGCTGACTCTGGCAACTTTGAAAGGTGCATCAACTTGTGGAAGTATGCATTGGATATGCAGCAGAACAATTTAGACCCTTTGAGCCCTATGACTGCCAGTAGTTTGCTGTCATTTGCTGAACTGTTTTCTTTTGTCCTGCAAGACCGTCCAAAAGGTACCCTGGCCATGAAGGTATCTTTTAATGATCTTATGGGCATCCTGTGCAAAAGTGTTCGTGAAGTAGAGCGGGCAGTGAATCAGCGGGAGAACCCACCAGATGTTGCACAATTCACTAAAGCTTTGTCCATTATTTTGCACTTGATCTCCTTGTTAGAAAAGGTAAAATGTAGCCCTGACCAGGAGCATTACAAGAAGCAAACCATCTATCGGCTGTTGAAATTGAACCCAAGAGGAAAGGGTGGATTTACCCCATTACATCTCGCTGTTGACAAGGACACAACATCAGTTGGCCGCTATCCAGTTTGCAAGTTCCCTTCATTGCAAGTGACCTCGGTACTGCTGGAATGTGGTGCTGACGTTGACTCAAGAGATTATGAGAACAACACTCCCCTGCACATAGCTGCATTCAACAACAATCTTGATATTATGAACATGTTAATTGACACTGGTGCACATTTTGACGCTACCAATTCCTCCAAGAAAACTGCTTGGGATTTGCTGGATGAAAAGAAAATGGCCAAAAATGTGATTCAGCccatcaaccacatcaccctccAGTGCCTTGCTGCTCGTGCCATTGAAAAACATAAG